The genomic region CGGCGGCGGGTGCGCCGGTGGCGGCGCTCTTTTCCATCATGACCAAGGTGGGCATCTACGCCATCCTGCGGCTGTGGTCGCTGGGCTTCTCGGGCGAGGAGGGCACGCTGCGCTGGGGCGCCGACTGGCTGGTGGCCGGCGGTCTGGCCACGGTGGCCTTCGGCCTGCTGGGGCTGCTGCAGGCGCGCCAGCTGGGGCGCGTCACCGGCTTTGGGGTGATGGTCACCTCCGGCACGCTGCTGGCTGCCATCGGCTTCAATCAGCCCACCGTCACGGGCGGCGCGCTGTATTACCTGCTCAGCTCCACCATGGCTGCCGGGGCGATGTTCCTGCTCATCGAGCTGATCGACCGCAGCCGGCTGCTGGAGAGCGAGTTTCCGAACCCTGACGATGCCGACCCGGTGCCGTTCTTCCTGGACGAGATCGAGCCGCCGCGCGACACCAACCTGGATGAACAGCAGGAGGCGCTCACCGGGCGCGTCATTCCGGCCTCCACCGCCTTCCTGGGCTTCTCGTTCCTGGCCTGCACACTGCTGCTGACCGGCACGCCGCCGCTGTCGGGCTTCATCGGCAAGTTCATGATGCTCTCGGGGCTGCTGTCCACCGAGGAGGCGGGCAGCGCCCTGCAGGAACCGGTCAGCACGGCCGCGTGGGTCATGCTGGCGCTGGTGATCATGTCCGGCTTCGCTGCACTGGTGGCGCTCTCGCGCACGGGCATCCGCATGTTCTGGACGCCGCGTGACCGGCCGGCCGCACAGCTCAAGGTGCTGGAATGCCTGCCCATCGGCCTGTTACTGACGCTGTGCCTTCTGATCAGCTTCCGTGCCGAGCCGCTGGCACGCTACCTGCAGGCTGCCGCCAGCGAGCTGAAGGACCCGCATGGCTACGTGCAGGCAGTGCAGGGTGTACGGCCGCTGCCGCCGCCGTCGGTCACGCGGCGCATCCTGCGCCAGGGCATTCCGTTGCTGAAGGATGATGGGGAGGACACGCCATGAAGCTGCTTCCGGCTCCGCTCCTGTCGCTGTCACTGCTGGCGCTGTGGGTGATGCTGCAGGGGTCGGTCGACCCGGGTACCGTGATGCTGGGGGCGCTGGTGGCCATCATGGTGCCGCTGATGACCCAGACGCTGCGGCCCACGCGGGTGCGCATGCGCCGGCCCGGCAAGGTGCTCCTGCTCATCGGGCGGGTGTTCGTGGACGTGATCCGCTCCAATTTCGAGGTGGCCTGGCATGTGTGGTTCTTCCGCAGCCATCCGCCGCGCACGCAGTGGGTGGTGATCCCGCTGCAGCTGCGGACACCCGCTGCGCTGGCGGCGCTGTCGGCCATTGCCGCCATCGTGCCCGGCACGGTCTGGAGCGAGCTGTCGATGGACCGCAGCCGGCTGCTGTTCCATGTCTTTCACGTTCCGGAAGGCCAGGACTTTGCGGCCTGGTACAAGGAACGCTATGAGGTGCTCCTGATGGAGATCTTCGAATGAGCCTGTGGCTGTCGGGTACCGTGCATTTTGCGCTGGGCTGCTTTCTGGCGGCCATGGCCATCGCCATGTTCCGGCTGTTTGCCGGCCCCACGGCGCAGGACCGGGTCATGGCGCTGGACTACATGTATGTGAATGGCATGCTGATGGTGCTGGCCGGCGGCATCATCTACGCGTCGGATGCCTACTTCGAGTCGG from Lautropia mirabilis harbors:
- a CDS encoding monovalent cation/H+ antiporter subunit D encodes the protein MIGVMSPHLIIAPVLLPVLTAALMLALGEQRRETLAGLNVGSCLVGLALSILLAWSVHHGAAPASPGQTPGSIGTLGIYLPANWPTPFGIVLVLDRLSSAMLLLTSVMATAALIFAVARWDRIGVHFHPLFQIQLMGLNGAFLTGDLFNLFVFFEVLLAASYGLLLHGPGRQRVGAGLHYIAINLVASSFFLVGAAMLYGVTGTLNMADLAVRIPEVAAQDQAMLHAGVAILGMAFLTKAAVWPMGFWLVPAYSAAGAPVAALFSIMTKVGIYAILRLWSLGFSGEEGTLRWGADWLVAGGLATVAFGLLGLLQARQLGRVTGFGVMVTSGTLLAAIGFNQPTVTGGALYYLLSSTMAAGAMFLLIELIDRSRLLESEFPNPDDADPVPFFLDEIEPPRDTNLDEQQEALTGRVIPASTAFLGFSFLACTLLLTGTPPLSGFIGKFMMLSGLLSTEEAGSALQEPVSTAAWVMLALVIMSGFAALVALSRTGIRMFWTPRDRPAAQLKVLECLPIGLLLTLCLLISFRAEPLARYLQAAASELKDPHGYVQAVQGVRPLPPPSVTRRILRQGIPLLKDDGEDTP
- a CDS encoding Na+/H+ antiporter subunit E; translation: MKLLPAPLLSLSLLALWVMLQGSVDPGTVMLGALVAIMVPLMTQTLRPTRVRMRRPGKVLLLIGRVFVDVIRSNFEVAWHVWFFRSHPPRTQWVVIPLQLRTPAALAALSAIAAIVPGTVWSELSMDRSRLLFHVFHVPEGQDFAAWYKERYEVLLMEIFE
- a CDS encoding K+/H+ antiporter subunit F; protein product: MSLWLSGTVHFALGCFLAAMAIAMFRLFAGPTAQDRVMALDYMYVNGMLMVLAGGIIYASDAYFESALLMSMFGFVSSSAIAKFLLRGEVIE